Proteins co-encoded in one Perca flavescens isolate YP-PL-M2 chromosome 11, PFLA_1.0, whole genome shotgun sequence genomic window:
- the gpr155a gene encoding integral membrane protein GPR155 codes for MEATDRTTNFNFSHEEEDPDSSALSASMSIDKLLPALLECFGIILCGYVAGRTNIITSTQAKGLGNFVSKFALPALLFKNMVLLDFGNVIWPFLWSILIAKVSVFFIVCVLTLIVASPESRYSKAGLFSIFATQSNDFALGYPIVEALYQSTYPEYLQYIYLVAPVSLMLLNPIGFAFCEIQKWKNQGNHQQRKLLIMGLVVLQVLKNPIVFMVVIGIIAHFALHQTIPPFMAEFVDGLANSFGGAALFYLGLSMVGQLGKLTRSTVVTLILLITAKLLLMPLICKDMVDLLDNSNTSALNHSSLSNYAFLYGVFPTAPSVAIYAVYYNAELEVVTSGMVISTFLSAPIMYVSAWLLTMRWMDPQLLMNSLQNVSFNISIVSLVALVWTITVMFLSKKFKRLPHMFTVNLFLAQFLTCFGMILWNFVVKEDNFIGQVLTFTLLCTSLYSTYVWPGLIALSLVLMKGFEDVKLSPGLFVIAGWGVPVLVTAVLLISGEKMPDTIDSAFFYGKPQMICTTVVVALGILLGGSSLVCLNRGSWAHNDQIQEENAAEDLVTEVEPENQTLFEPVTPSGDLNKVCLLCDCAPPQPMPDMIISTNMNNTPPLTGQCENSCKSTDCLLVQVEELQQVADRQVARHVLLCLLLTVSLLANLSSCLWLLLNPVPGRLYLELQFFCAVANYGQGFLSFALFGLDKHLIILPFKKRLYSLWYGKKQEEQTDLPDEIRMTCTQFTKYHKDQCFHDIVKKRRCGKRTMVDCFLGCELVEWLQQVGLAQDHGEAVLYGTRLEQGGVLQHIKQEHSFQDSRLYYRFMT; via the exons ATGGAGGCAACGGACAGAACTACCAACTTCAACTTTTCACATGAGGAGGAAGACCCGGactcctctgctctctcagcCAGCATGTCTATTGACAAGCTCTTACCGGCTCTCTTGGAGTGCTTTGGGATAATATTATGTGGATACGTCGCAGGGAGGACAAACATCATCACGTCCACCCAGGCCAAAGGATTGGGTAATTTTGTGTCCAAGTTTGCACTCCCAGCGCTGTTGTTCAAGAACATGGTACTGTTGGACTTTGGTAATGTCATCTGGCCATTCCTATGGAGCATCCTCATTGCCAAAGTGTCTGTATTTTTCATTGTCTGCGTCCTCACGCTGATAGTTGCCAGTCCTGAGAGCCGCTATAGTAAGGCTGGGCTTTTCTCCATATTTGCCACCCAAAGCAATGACTTTGCCTTGGGATATCCCATTG TTGAGGCCCTTTACCAGAGCACATACCCAGAGTACCTCCAGTACATCTACCTGGTTGCACCTGTGTCCCTGATGCTTCTAAATCCAATTGGCTTTGCCTTCTGCGAAATCCAGAAGTGGAAGAATCAGGGAAACCACCAGCAGAGAAAACTCCTGATCATGGGACTTGTAGTTTTACAGGTCCTGAAGAACCCTATAGTGTTCATGGTTGTCATCGGCATTATTGCCCATTTTGCACTGCACCAAACAATTCCTCCCTTCATGGCTGAATTTGTGGATGGCTTGGCCAACTCTTTTGGGGGAGCAGCTCTGTTCTACTTGGGTCTGTCCATGGTGGGACAGTTAGGGAAATTAACCAGATCCACAGTCGTGACACTGATATTACTCATCACAGCAAAACT GTTGCTGATGCCACTGATTTGTAAGGACATGGTGGATCTGTTGGACAATAGCAACACCAGCGCTTTGAACCACTCAAGCCTCTCCAATTATGCCTTTCTTTATGGAGTGTTTCCCACCGCACCAAGTGTGGCCATCTATGCTGTCTATTATAACGCGGAGCTAGAAGTT GTAACCTCTGGGATGGTGATCAGCACTTTTCTCTCAGCTCCAATAATGTATGTTTCTGCCTGGTTACTTACAATGCGTTGGATGGACCCTCAGCTTTTGATGAATTCACTGCAGAATGTCAGCTTTAACATAAGCATAGTGAGCTTAGTTGCACTG GTGTGGACAATTactgttatgtttttaagtaagAAATTCAAGAGGCTACCTCACATGTTTACAGTCAACCTTTTCTTGGCACAG TTTCTAACTTGTTTTGGGATGATCCTGTGGAACTTTGTGGTGAAAGAAGACAACTTCATCGGGCAGGTCCTGACGTTCACATTATTATGTACCTCACTCTACAGTACTTATGTTTGGCCAG GTTTAATAGCACTTTCTCTTGTGCTCATGAAAGGTTTTGAGGATGTGAAACTTTCACCAGGCTTGTTTGTCATTGCTGGCTGGGG GGTTCCAGTCTTAGTAACGGCTGTGTTGCTAATCTCTGGGGAAAAAATGCCTGACACGATTGACTCAGCGTTCTTTTACGGCAAACCACAG ATGATCTGCACCACAGTTGTAGTTGCCCTCGGTATACTGCTGGGAGGGAGCTCTCTTGTGTGTCTCAATAGAGGAAGTTGGGCCCACAATGACCAAATTCAAGAGGAAAACGCTGCAGAGGATCTTGTGACTGAGGTTGAACCAGAAAACCAGACTTTGTTTGAGCCAGTAACCCCATCAGGGGATCTCAACAAAG TGTGCCTCCTATGTGACTGTGCACCACCCCAGCCCATGCCTGACATGATCATCAGCACAAATATGAACAACACACCACCGCTCACAG GTCAGTGTGAGAATAGCTGCAAGTCCACAGACTGCCTGCTTGTCCAAGTGGAGGAGCTCCAACAGGTTGCAGATAGACAAGTGGCCCGTCATGTGCTCTTATGTCTGCTTCTGACTGTCAGCTTGCTTGCT AACCTGTCCAGCTGCTTGTGGTTGCTCTTGAACCCGGTTCCTGGTAGACTCTACTTGGAGCTGCAGTTCTTCTGTGCTGTAGCCAACTATGGACAG GGGTTTCTCTCCTTTGCTCTGTTTGGACTGGACAAACATTTGATTATACTGCCATTTAAGAAGAG GTTATATAGTCTGTGGTATGGAAAGAAGCAAGAAGAGCAGACTGATTTACCTGATGAAATCAGGATGACCTGCACCCAGTTCACCAAATACCACAAGGACCAGTGTTTTCATGACATCGTCAAAAAGAGAAG GTGTGGGAAGAGGACAATGGTGGACTGTTTTCTTGGCTGTGAACTTGTTGAGTGGCTCCAGCAGGTGGGCTTGGCTCAGGACCATGGTGAGGCCGTACTCTACGGGACACGGTTAGAGCAGGGTGGTGTGCTCCAGCACATCAAACAGGAACACAGCTTCCAAGACAGTCGCCTTTATTACCGCTTCATGACATAA